The following are encoded together in the Streptomyces tsukubensis genome:
- a CDS encoding MalY/PatB family protein codes for MAGRAPYDFDTPVDRHGTWCTQWDYVEDRFGVSDLLPFTISDMDFETAPEIMSALRGRLDHAVLGYSRWRQDDFLSAIVHWYASRHATTVDPETIVYGPSVIYQLSQLLRLWSRPGDGVVVHTPMYDAFPKTVAAHGRLPRECPLDDWEELERLLALPDTAVLLLCSPHNPTGRVWTAAELDRMAELCAAHGVAVVSDEIHSDLAHAPHVHRPWVGRGGAGRWAVITSASKSFNVPALTGSFGIIGDPASRDAYLEQLKEADGLSSPAVLSLVAHIAAYRRGEPWLDALRAYLAGNLAMLAERLRSEFPRLGWEPPQAGYLAWIDLRPLAVDDDALQRQLIEVEKVAIMPGAAYGSPGHVRLNLGCPRSKAEAGVEALVRALRRLTGAGQGPRTV; via the coding sequence GTGGCCGGCCGGGCTCCCTACGACTTCGACACCCCGGTCGACCGGCACGGCACCTGGTGCACGCAGTGGGACTACGTCGAGGACCGTTTCGGCGTTTCCGATCTGCTGCCCTTCACCATCTCGGACATGGACTTCGAGACGGCGCCCGAGATCATGTCGGCGCTCCGCGGCCGTCTGGACCACGCCGTGCTGGGTTACTCGCGGTGGCGTCAGGACGACTTCCTCTCGGCGATCGTCCACTGGTACGCGTCACGCCATGCCACCACCGTGGACCCGGAGACGATCGTGTACGGCCCTTCGGTCATCTACCAGTTGTCCCAGTTGCTGCGACTCTGGTCCCGGCCGGGGGACGGCGTGGTCGTCCACACTCCGATGTACGACGCGTTCCCCAAGACGGTGGCGGCCCACGGACGGCTGCCCCGCGAGTGCCCGCTCGACGACTGGGAGGAGTTGGAGCGGCTCCTCGCGCTTCCCGACACGGCGGTGCTGCTGCTGTGCTCGCCGCACAACCCGACGGGCAGGGTCTGGACCGCGGCCGAGCTGGACCGGATGGCCGAGCTGTGCGCGGCGCACGGGGTGGCGGTCGTCAGCGACGAGATCCACTCGGACCTGGCGCACGCCCCGCACGTACACCGCCCGTGGGTCGGCCGTGGCGGGGCCGGCCGGTGGGCGGTGATCACTTCAGCCTCGAAGTCCTTCAACGTGCCAGCGCTGACGGGGAGTTTTGGGATCATCGGCGACCCGGCCTCGCGTGACGCCTATCTCGAACAGCTCAAGGAGGCGGACGGCCTCTCGTCCCCCGCCGTGCTGTCCCTGGTGGCGCACATCGCCGCGTACCGGCGCGGGGAGCCCTGGCTCGACGCCCTGCGCGCGTACCTCGCGGGCAACCTGGCGATGCTCGCGGAGCGGCTGCGCTCGGAGTTCCCGCGCCTGGGCTGGGAACCGCCGCAGGCGGGGTATCTGGCCTGGATCGACCTGCGGCCGCTGGCGGTGGACGACGACGCGCTGCAACGTCAGCTCATAGAGGTCGAGAAGGTGGCCATCATGCCGGGAGCGGCCTATGGTTCCCCCGGTCACGTCCGCCTCAACCTCGGCTGCCCGCGTTCCAAGGCGGAGGCCGGTGTGGAGGCCCTGGTGCGGGCGTTGCGCAGGCTCACCGGGGCGGGGCAGGGGCCGCGCACGGTCTGA
- a CDS encoding extracellular solute-binding protein has product MPPSRRRPAVTGAALAALLAATGLTGCANEPEAGTVTVLNSATDTHEHEQNQKYFDRCARPLGVKVKQTSVPADQVSAKALRMASSHSLTDILELDGSEVAQFADTGGLLPLAETGVDVSGLSKSAVSMGSFRGTQYGIARSVNSLALIYNVDLLKKAGVRPPATWDELKSTARKLTRGKTFGMAFSATPDADGVYQFLPFFWTGDGDEARLDDGKGAPALQLWKDLVTGRSASSAVVTWNQQDVNDQFIAGRAAMMINGPWQVPVLSAQKNLHWAVAQIPVPERGQAAQPPIGGTVMTLPRTEHKDRQDTAAKILNCLNERKNQVAWGESVNNVPTRTAAAKQYKKQNPKLAAFADEVATARSRTARVGARWPVVQDALSGAFQSVLTGRAEPRTALKQAQNRATSGG; this is encoded by the coding sequence ATGCCTCCCTCCCGTCGGCGTCCTGCCGTGACGGGCGCCGCCCTCGCCGCGCTGCTCGCCGCGACCGGACTCACCGGATGCGCGAACGAACCCGAAGCGGGCACCGTCACCGTGCTCAACTCGGCCACCGACACTCACGAGCACGAGCAGAACCAGAAGTACTTCGACCGGTGCGCCCGCCCCCTCGGTGTCAAGGTCAAGCAGACGAGCGTCCCTGCCGATCAGGTCTCCGCGAAGGCGCTGCGCATGGCGTCGTCCCACTCGCTCACCGACATCCTGGAACTGGACGGCTCCGAGGTCGCCCAGTTCGCCGACACCGGCGGTCTGCTGCCGCTGGCGGAGACCGGAGTCGATGTGTCCGGGCTGTCGAAGAGTGCCGTGTCGATGGGCAGTTTCCGAGGTACCCAGTACGGGATAGCCCGCTCGGTGAACTCCCTCGCGCTGATCTACAACGTGGATCTGCTGAAGAAGGCGGGGGTACGGCCGCCGGCCACCTGGGACGAGCTGAAGAGCACCGCGAGGAAGCTCACCCGTGGCAAGACGTTCGGGATGGCGTTCAGCGCCACCCCGGACGCCGACGGCGTCTACCAGTTCCTGCCGTTCTTCTGGACGGGAGACGGTGACGAGGCCCGTCTCGACGACGGGAAGGGCGCTCCCGCCCTCCAGCTCTGGAAGGACCTGGTGACGGGTAGGTCCGCTTCCAGTGCCGTCGTCACCTGGAACCAGCAGGACGTCAACGACCAGTTCATCGCGGGCCGGGCCGCCATGATGATCAACGGCCCCTGGCAGGTCCCCGTGCTGAGCGCCCAGAAGAACCTGCACTGGGCCGTCGCGCAGATACCCGTGCCCGAGCGGGGGCAGGCGGCGCAGCCGCCCATCGGCGGCACTGTGATGACCCTGCCGAGGACGGAGCACAAGGACCGGCAGGACACGGCGGCGAAGATCCTCAACTGCCTCAACGAGCGGAAGAACCAGGTGGCCTGGGGCGAGTCGGTCAACAACGTGCCGACGCGGACCGCCGCGGCGAAGCAGTACAAGAAGCAGAACCCCAAACTCGCCGCCTTCGCCGACGAGGTGGCGACCGCCCGCTCCAGGACGGCGCGCGTCGGTGCGCGCTGGCCGGTGGTGCAGGACGCGCTCTCCGGCGCCTTCCAGTCCGTACTGACCGGACGCGCCGAGCCACGGACGGCGCTCAAGCAGGCCCAGAACCGGGCCACTTCAGGGGGATGA
- a CDS encoding carbohydrate ABC transporter permease, which produces MAVTATTSAPAPATGGAAGPARGRGRRGALPRWCFVAPALLYMLAFFGYPLVRNIVMSFQHYTPRTFFTGESPFNGLDNWRAVLDNPLFKDSLWHTLLFTLGSLAGQFLIGLALAVFFSRRFRLSGFVRAVLLLPWLVPMVVSAVVWRKLLDQDTGVINTLLTDLGLADAPVHWLSSPSVALLSAILVNIWVGIPFNMVILYGGLQEIPRDLYEAAALDGAGAWRVFRSITLPMLRPVVTVVLVLGFMSTVKILDLILALTGGGPADATQTLGTVTYHMSFQQLDFGQGAVVGNVLILVSAVFAVLYLRANRADLGQGK; this is translated from the coding sequence ATGGCTGTCACCGCCACCACTTCCGCTCCTGCCCCCGCCACCGGGGGCGCCGCCGGGCCCGCGCGGGGCCGGGGCCGCCGCGGCGCGCTTCCGCGCTGGTGCTTCGTCGCCCCCGCCCTCCTCTACATGCTGGCCTTCTTCGGTTATCCGCTCGTGCGGAACATCGTGATGAGTTTCCAGCACTACACGCCCCGCACCTTCTTCACCGGCGAGTCGCCGTTCAACGGACTCGACAACTGGCGCGCGGTTCTGGACAACCCGTTGTTCAAGGACTCCCTCTGGCACACGCTGCTCTTCACCCTCGGGTCGCTGGCCGGCCAGTTCCTGATCGGCCTGGCGCTCGCGGTGTTCTTCTCCCGGCGCTTCAGACTCTCGGGTTTCGTCCGAGCCGTACTGCTGCTCCCCTGGCTGGTGCCGATGGTGGTGTCGGCCGTGGTCTGGCGCAAACTCCTCGACCAGGACACGGGCGTCATCAACACCCTGCTCACCGATCTGGGGCTCGCGGACGCTCCCGTGCACTGGCTGAGCAGCCCGAGCGTGGCTCTGCTCTCCGCGATCCTGGTCAATATCTGGGTAGGCATCCCCTTCAACATGGTGATCCTCTACGGCGGCCTGCAAGAGATCCCGCGCGATCTCTACGAGGCGGCGGCGCTGGACGGTGCGGGGGCCTGGCGGGTCTTCCGCTCGATCACGCTGCCGATGCTGCGCCCCGTCGTCACCGTGGTGCTCGTCCTCGGCTTCATGTCGACCGTGAAGATCCTCGATCTGATACTCGCGCTGACCGGCGGTGGTCCCGCGGACGCCACCCAGACACTGGGCACCGTCACCTATCACATGTCCTTCCAGCAACTCGACTTCGGGCAGGGCGCGGTGGTCGGCAACGTCCTGATCCTGGTCAGCGCCGTCTTCGCGGTGCTGTATCTGCGGGCCAACCGTGCCGACCTCGGCCAGGGGAAGTGA
- the yicI gene encoding alpha-xylosidase, whose product MKFTDGHWLMRPGVTARYATSTAEATVTEDRITLRATVKRGTSRGDTLNSPLLTVESWSPAEGVIGVRLTHHAGRRHAGPDFALAAPEPGAGEVSRQGDMLELASGDMVLRVDTDRDSPWRMAFCEAGSGRVLTSLDTRGLGFTTDAEGRHFMVGRLALAVGENVYGLGERFTPFVKNGQSVDVWQADGGTSSEQAYKNVPFHLSDRGYGVFVNHPGKVSYEVGSEAVGQVQFSVEDQSLEFFVLHGPGPKDVLARYTGLTGRPTLPPAWSFGLWLSTSFTTSYDEKTVGGFVDGMAEAGIPLSVFHFDCFWMRSYRWCDFTWDPEVFPDPEGMLARLKERGLRICVWINPYIAQQSPLFAEGRDRGYLLETTAGDVWQWDQWQAGMGLVDFTNPEAVVWYRGHLKVLLDQGVDCFKTDFGERIPVDGVRWHDGSDPERMHNHYTQLYNETVFDLLVAERGEGEAVLFARSATTGGQRLPVHWGGDCESSFEAMAESLRGGLSLGLCGFGFWSHDIGGFEGTPSDAVFKRWTQFGLLSSHSRLHGSKSYRVPWDYGPEAVEVTRDFTRLKHRLMPYLYGAARQAEEYGTPMMRAMLLEFPDDPACRTLDRQYMLGEELLVAPVLSESGEVEYYVPEGVWTNILTGARVTGPGWQRETHGFDTLPLLARPGAVIPFSSSEESPAANWSDGVTLRVYAPAPGTRRVVEVPAADGTVAARFTLRHTAESTTATTDSARPWHLRLEPEGTVEDCAAGTAEATVERAG is encoded by the coding sequence ATGAAGTTCACCGACGGGCACTGGCTGATGCGCCCCGGGGTGACCGCTCGGTACGCGACCTCCACAGCGGAGGCGACCGTCACCGAGGACCGGATCACATTGCGTGCCACGGTGAAGAGGGGGACCAGCCGGGGTGACACCCTCAACAGCCCTCTGCTGACCGTGGAGTCGTGGTCACCGGCCGAGGGTGTGATCGGCGTCCGCCTCACCCATCACGCGGGGCGCCGCCACGCGGGCCCCGACTTCGCCCTCGCCGCCCCCGAGCCGGGCGCGGGCGAGGTGTCCCGGCAGGGTGACATGCTCGAACTGGCCTCGGGTGACATGGTGTTGCGAGTCGACACGGACCGGGACTCCCCTTGGCGGATGGCCTTCTGTGAGGCGGGGTCGGGCCGTGTGCTGACGTCCCTCGACACCCGCGGCCTCGGCTTCACGACCGACGCGGAGGGCCGGCACTTCATGGTGGGCCGGCTGGCCCTCGCGGTCGGGGAGAACGTCTACGGCCTCGGGGAGCGCTTCACGCCGTTCGTCAAGAACGGTCAGAGTGTGGACGTGTGGCAGGCCGACGGAGGCACGAGCAGCGAACAGGCGTACAAGAACGTCCCCTTCCACCTCTCCGACCGCGGCTACGGCGTCTTCGTCAACCATCCCGGCAAGGTCTCCTACGAGGTGGGTTCCGAGGCTGTCGGGCAGGTGCAGTTCAGCGTCGAGGACCAGTCGCTGGAGTTCTTCGTGCTGCACGGCCCGGGGCCCAAGGACGTGCTCGCCCGCTACACCGGCCTCACCGGGCGGCCCACGCTGCCGCCCGCCTGGTCGTTCGGGCTGTGGCTCTCCACTTCCTTCACCACCTCCTACGACGAGAAGACCGTGGGCGGCTTCGTGGACGGGATGGCGGAGGCCGGGATCCCGCTGAGCGTCTTCCATTTCGACTGTTTCTGGATGCGGTCCTACCGCTGGTGCGATTTCACCTGGGACCCGGAGGTGTTCCCCGACCCCGAAGGGATGCTGGCGCGGCTCAAGGAGCGGGGGCTGCGGATCTGTGTGTGGATCAACCCGTACATCGCGCAGCAGTCGCCGCTCTTCGCGGAGGGCAGGGACCGCGGCTATCTGCTGGAGACCACGGCGGGAGACGTGTGGCAGTGGGACCAGTGGCAGGCGGGGATGGGGCTGGTCGACTTCACCAACCCCGAGGCCGTCGTCTGGTACCGGGGGCACCTCAAGGTTCTTCTCGATCAGGGTGTGGACTGCTTCAAGACCGACTTCGGGGAGCGGATCCCCGTCGACGGGGTGCGCTGGCACGACGGCTCCGACCCGGAGCGGATGCACAACCACTACACGCAGCTCTACAACGAGACCGTCTTCGACCTGCTTGTGGCGGAGCGCGGCGAGGGTGAGGCCGTACTGTTCGCCCGCTCCGCGACGACCGGTGGCCAGCGGCTGCCCGTGCACTGGGGCGGGGACTGCGAGTCGAGCTTCGAGGCGATGGCGGAGTCACTGCGCGGCGGCCTGTCGCTGGGGCTCTGCGGTTTCGGCTTCTGGAGTCACGACATCGGCGGTTTCGAGGGGACGCCGTCCGACGCGGTCTTCAAGCGCTGGACCCAGTTCGGACTTCTCTCGTCACACAGCCGCCTGCACGGCTCCAAGTCCTACCGGGTGCCGTGGGACTACGGTCCCGAGGCCGTCGAGGTCACCCGCGACTTCACCCGCCTCAAGCACCGGTTGATGCCGTATCTGTACGGCGCCGCCCGACAGGCCGAGGAGTACGGCACCCCGATGATGCGGGCGATGCTGCTTGAGTTCCCCGACGACCCGGCCTGCCGGACCCTTGACCGTCAGTACATGCTCGGTGAGGAGCTGCTGGTGGCTCCGGTGCTCAGCGAGTCCGGCGAGGTCGAGTACTACGTACCGGAGGGCGTCTGGACCAACATCCTCACCGGTGCACGGGTGACGGGCCCCGGCTGGCAGCGCGAGACCCACGGGTTCGACACCCTGCCCCTGCTGGCACGTCCGGGAGCGGTGATCCCCTTCTCCTCCTCGGAGGAGAGCCCGGCGGCCAACTGGTCGGACGGTGTGACACTGCGGGTCTACGCCCCGGCACCCGGCACCCGCAGGGTCGTCGAAGTACCGGCCGCGGACGGCACCGTCGCGGCCCGCTTCACTCTGCGGCACACCGCCGAGTCCACCACCGCCACGACGGACAGCGCCCGTCCGTGGCACCTGCGGCTCGAACCGGAAGGGACGGTCGAGGACTGCGCGGCCGGAACGGCGGAGGCCACCGTGGAGCGGGCGGGGTGA
- a CDS encoding carbohydrate ABC transporter permease translates to MSRTPTAPARPGPRSVVSTAAALAILVVLLFPLYWMVNIALQPGEGLASTRWLPTGLGWSNFSRALSSQGDSLVTSLVVALGAVVVCLALAAPAAYGLAQLGLRGSGTMVFSTLITQMVPGIVIANALYSAYVDLGLVNSLPGLILADASLGLPFSIVLLRSFMVSIPTEVVEAALVDGANRFTAFVRIVLPMSRNALITSGLFSFLFAWSDFMFALTLNTTDDVKPITLSMYEYIGAHVSDWGAVMATAVVSAVPAAILLVLAQKYVAAGITGGSVK, encoded by the coding sequence ATGTCCCGTACTCCTACCGCGCCCGCACGGCCGGGGCCGCGTTCCGTCGTCAGTACCGCGGCCGCCCTCGCGATCCTGGTCGTCCTGCTGTTTCCGCTGTACTGGATGGTCAATATCGCACTCCAGCCCGGTGAAGGCCTCGCCTCCACCCGCTGGCTTCCCACCGGCCTCGGTTGGTCCAACTTCAGCCGTGCGCTGAGCAGTCAGGGCGACTCACTGGTCACCAGCCTCGTGGTCGCGCTCGGCGCCGTCGTGGTGTGTCTGGCCCTGGCCGCGCCCGCCGCGTACGGTCTGGCCCAGCTCGGGCTGCGCGGCAGCGGCACGATGGTCTTCTCGACGCTCATCACGCAGATGGTGCCTGGCATCGTCATCGCCAATGCCCTCTACAGCGCCTACGTGGACCTCGGCCTGGTCAATTCACTGCCGGGACTGATACTCGCGGACGCCTCGCTCGGCCTGCCGTTCTCGATCGTGCTGCTGCGGTCCTTCATGGTGTCCATCCCCACCGAGGTGGTGGAGGCCGCGCTCGTCGACGGCGCGAACCGCTTCACGGCGTTCGTGCGGATCGTCCTGCCGATGAGCCGCAACGCGCTGATCACCAGCGGACTGTTCTCCTTCCTCTTCGCCTGGTCGGACTTCATGTTCGCGCTGACCCTGAACACCACCGACGACGTCAAGCCGATCACGTTGAGCATGTACGAGTACATCGGCGCCCACGTCAGCGACTGGGGCGCGGTGATGGCCACCGCCGTGGTCTCCGCCGTGCCCGCCGCGATCCTGCTGGTGCTCGCGCAGAAGTACGTCGCCGCGGGCATCACCGGCGGATCTGTGAAATGA
- a CDS encoding LacI family DNA-binding transcriptional regulator, whose protein sequence is MATIRDVARRAGVAPSTVSYVFNGSRTISEETRRRVQEAVDALGYHPRASARTLRSSRTQVIALAVPRAAGLQRSVDGRFAIDVSDAANALGYDLLLTTSQEKTEGLRRVALSGLADAAVLMAVDLEDARIGLVRELSFPAALIGRPTDEGALPWTDLDWEAAAALAVRELVAAGHRDLVYLSPVEAEVAARRSYALRGIAGAGAGARESGRRVEIVRAVAEPAAMTRRLHALLRPGPDRPTALVVQHPSADHVVASAAAAGLRVPEDLTVVVLGALPGDAASRSLPRVELPVERLSKEVVRLAVAAADAARERPENEPRQPGPSATGVLLSPVLLPGDAPLSASRTHQAR, encoded by the coding sequence ATGGCGACCATCAGGGATGTCGCCCGGCGGGCCGGGGTCGCGCCCAGCACCGTCAGCTACGTCTTCAACGGTTCGCGGACCATCTCCGAGGAGACCCGTAGACGCGTCCAGGAGGCAGTGGACGCGCTCGGCTATCACCCCCGGGCGAGCGCGCGGACCTTGCGCAGCAGCCGTACCCAGGTCATCGCCCTCGCCGTCCCCAGGGCCGCGGGGCTCCAGCGCTCGGTCGACGGAAGGTTCGCGATCGATGTGAGCGACGCCGCGAACGCCCTCGGCTACGACCTGCTGCTCACCACCTCGCAGGAGAAGACCGAGGGGCTGCGCAGGGTGGCGCTGAGCGGACTGGCCGACGCCGCCGTACTGATGGCCGTCGACCTGGAGGACGCCAGGATCGGGCTCGTGCGCGAACTGTCCTTCCCCGCAGCCCTCATCGGCCGCCCCACCGACGAGGGCGCCCTGCCCTGGACGGATCTCGACTGGGAGGCCGCCGCCGCCCTCGCTGTCCGCGAACTGGTCGCCGCGGGCCACCGCGATCTGGTCTACCTCTCCCCCGTGGAGGCCGAGGTGGCGGCCCGCCGCAGCTACGCGTTGCGGGGGATCGCCGGGGCCGGGGCGGGGGCCAGGGAGTCGGGGCGGCGGGTCGAGATCGTCCGGGCCGTCGCCGAGCCGGCCGCGATGACACGGCGGCTGCACGCCCTGCTGCGGCCGGGCCCTGACCGGCCGACAGCTCTCGTCGTACAGCACCCGTCGGCGGACCACGTCGTGGCCTCCGCGGCCGCCGCGGGGCTGCGGGTGCCGGAAGATCTGACCGTCGTCGTTCTCGGGGCGCTGCCGGGCGACGCGGCGAGCCGCAGCCTGCCCCGCGTGGAACTACCGGTCGAGCGGCTGTCGAAGGAGGTCGTCCGGCTCGCCGTGGCAGCCGCGGACGCGGCCAGGGAACGCCCGGAGAACGAGCCCCGACAGCCCGGCCCTTCGGCCACCGGAGTTCTACTGTCCCCCGTACTGCTCCCCGGGGACGCACCGCTCAGCGCGAGCAGGACACACCAGGCCCGGTAG
- a CDS encoding MFS transporter, which translates to MASSGTSLTSPEGQDTSTAPAGAPPHRWLILAVVGTAQLMVVLDATIVNIALPTAQTDLGFSDSGRQWVVTAYSLAFGSLLLLGGRVADLVGRKNTFLVGLAGFAAASALGGAAGSFEVLIVARAVQGLFGALLAPAALSLLTTTFTDGKERAKAFGIFGAIAGAGAAVGLLLGGILTQHLSWRWTLYVNIIFALVALVGGLLLLQRTRRDRAARLDVPGTVLASAGLFCLVYGFANAETHSWSSPMTWGFLVVSCVLLAGFGWWQTKAEQPLLPLRILLDRDRGAAYVSMLIVGAAIFGISLFLTYYLQQVLGFSPVQTGLAFLPMSAAISVTATLGTSVIVPRLGPRVAVAGGMLVGAVAMVWFLAIDTESTYAAHVLPPLIVVGLGMGLIMATAMSQATAGVAPKDAGVAGAAVNTMQQIGGSIGTALLNTLVASATTSYLHDRNPKDPAVRLHASVEGYSSAYLWTAVFFAVGTVVAGFLFRSRSKSNGAPEGTPVVHM; encoded by the coding sequence ATGGCTTCATCCGGCACCTCACTGACCTCCCCGGAGGGTCAGGACACGAGCACCGCACCGGCCGGTGCGCCACCCCACCGGTGGCTCATCCTCGCCGTCGTCGGCACAGCCCAGCTGATGGTGGTGCTCGACGCCACCATCGTGAACATCGCACTGCCCACGGCCCAGACCGACCTGGGATTCTCCGACTCGGGCAGGCAATGGGTCGTGACGGCCTATTCGCTGGCCTTCGGCAGCCTCCTGCTGCTCGGCGGTCGCGTCGCCGACCTCGTCGGCCGCAAGAACACCTTCCTCGTGGGGCTCGCCGGATTCGCCGCGGCGTCGGCACTGGGCGGCGCCGCGGGCAGCTTCGAGGTGCTGATCGTCGCTCGCGCGGTCCAGGGGCTGTTCGGGGCTCTGCTCGCACCCGCCGCTCTCTCGCTGCTGACCACGACCTTCACCGACGGCAAGGAACGCGCCAAGGCCTTCGGGATCTTCGGCGCCATCGCGGGCGCGGGCGCCGCCGTCGGACTCCTCCTCGGCGGCATCCTCACCCAGCACCTGAGCTGGCGCTGGACGCTCTACGTCAACATCATCTTCGCCCTGGTGGCGCTGGTCGGCGGCCTCCTGCTCCTGCAACGGACTCGGCGCGACCGGGCGGCCCGCCTGGACGTTCCCGGCACGGTTCTCGCGAGCGCGGGGCTGTTCTGCCTCGTCTACGGATTCGCCAACGCCGAGACGCACAGCTGGTCGTCCCCCATGACCTGGGGATTCCTGGTCGTGAGCTGTGTCCTGCTGGCAGGGTTCGGCTGGTGGCAGACCAAGGCCGAGCAGCCGCTGCTTCCCCTGCGGATCCTGCTGGACCGTGACCGAGGAGCCGCCTACGTATCCATGCTGATCGTGGGCGCCGCCATCTTCGGCATCAGCCTCTTCCTGACCTACTACCTCCAGCAGGTCCTCGGCTTCTCACCGGTCCAGACCGGACTGGCCTTCCTCCCGATGTCCGCGGCCATCAGCGTCACCGCCACACTCGGCACGAGCGTGATAGTGCCGCGTCTCGGACCCAGGGTGGCCGTCGCGGGCGGCATGCTGGTGGGGGCCGTCGCCATGGTCTGGTTCCTCGCGATCGACACCGAGAGCACCTACGCGGCGCACGTGCTGCCCCCGCTGATCGTCGTCGGCCTCGGCATGGGCCTCATCATGGCCACGGCCATGAGCCAGGCCACGGCGGGAGTGGCGCCCAAGGACGCGGGTGTCGCGGGAGCGGCGGTCAACACCATGCAGCAGATCGGCGGTTCCATCGGCACCGCTCTGCTGAACACCCTCGTAGCCAGCGCCACCACGAGCTACCTGCACGACAGGAACCCCAAGGACCCCGCTGTCCGGCTCCACGCGAGCGTCGAGGGCTACTCCTCCGCCTACCTCTGGACAGCGGTCTTCTTCGCCGTCGGGACGGTCGTCGCGGGATTCCTCTTCCGCTCGCGGAGCAAGAGCAACGGGGCGCCGGAGGGAACGCCCGTCGTCCACATGTGA
- a CDS encoding TetR/AcrR family transcriptional regulator — protein sequence MPTASRTRRAGGARRATALDAVMTVLAERGYENTRFADVSAASGVAISTLQNYFGSREDMLIEAMRRSNDMEVATLAALVEAESDPWAQVAALIERSLGEPESTQRILFEFWHAGIRDEEIREYGVELQARYRAPFVDAVTQGQERGAFSFTHRPDDVVDLLLAALAGVMIPNMLHHPSPSPAGFRRILLSQTRAVLGLDPE from the coding sequence ATGCCTACCGCATCCCGCACCCGCCGAGCAGGCGGCGCCCGCCGTGCGACGGCCCTCGACGCCGTCATGACGGTTCTCGCGGAACGGGGATACGAGAACACCCGCTTCGCGGACGTCTCCGCCGCGAGCGGGGTGGCGATCAGCACGTTGCAGAACTACTTCGGGTCGCGTGAGGACATGCTGATCGAGGCCATGCGTCGCTCGAACGACATGGAGGTGGCCACACTCGCGGCGCTCGTGGAGGCGGAATCCGACCCGTGGGCCCAGGTGGCCGCCCTCATCGAGCGCAGCCTCGGTGAGCCGGAGAGCACCCAGCGGATCCTGTTCGAATTCTGGCACGCGGGGATCCGTGACGAAGAGATCCGCGAGTACGGCGTCGAGCTCCAGGCCCGCTACCGGGCTCCCTTCGTGGACGCTGTCACGCAGGGTCAAGAGAGAGGCGCATTCAGCTTCACCCACCGCCCTGACGACGTGGTCGATCTCCTGTTGGCGGCTCTGGCGGGGGTCATGATCCCGAACATGCTGCACCACCCGAGTCCCTCGCCCGCCGGCTTCCGGCGCATTCTGCTCTCCCAGACCAGGGCGGTACTGGGCCTCGACCCCGAGTGA
- a CDS encoding glucose PTS transporter subunit EIIB: protein MFYAHLACSSAPTGALTDATHFLSQGKMAAYLGGLPGAALAMYHCARRKMRPEIKALLVSGVVACVVGGITEPLEFLFLFVAPWLYLIHAVLVGLGFLTAAVLGVFIGNTDGNVIDWLVFGVLQGSTTKWYLIPVIAAVWFVVYYFLFRWAITRFDLKTPGREDDPEPDAEDAGSGEDSEGDGASGGSEEAKPRELVAGKYDAVAILEAIGGADNIQSLDNCITRLRMTVRDADQVNEARLKKLGAVGVIKLDAHSVQVIIGPQVQSVKDAIATMVPVG from the coding sequence ATGTTCTACGCCCACCTCGCCTGCTCGTCGGCACCGACCGGTGCCCTCACCGACGCGACCCACTTCCTCTCCCAGGGCAAGATGGCCGCGTACCTCGGTGGTCTGCCGGGCGCCGCGCTGGCCATGTACCACTGCGCCAGGAGGAAGATGCGGCCCGAGATCAAGGCGCTGCTCGTCTCCGGCGTCGTGGCCTGTGTGGTCGGCGGCATCACGGAGCCGCTGGAGTTCCTCTTCCTGTTCGTCGCGCCCTGGCTGTACCTCATCCACGCGGTCCTCGTGGGGCTCGGCTTCCTGACGGCGGCGGTGCTCGGCGTCTTCATCGGCAACACCGACGGCAACGTCATCGACTGGCTGGTCTTCGGTGTGCTCCAGGGCTCGACCACCAAGTGGTATCTGATACCGGTGATCGCGGCCGTCTGGTTCGTCGTGTACTACTTCCTCTTCCGCTGGGCGATCACCCGTTTCGACCTCAAGACACCGGGCCGCGAGGACGATCCCGAGCCCGACGCCGAGGACGCGGGGTCCGGCGAGGACAGCGAGGGCGACGGCGCCTCCGGGGGGAGCGAGGAGGCGAAGCCGCGCGAGCTGGTGGCGGGGAAGTACGACGCCGTCGCCATCCTCGAAGCGATCGGGGGCGCCGACAACATCCAGTCGCTGGACAACTGCATCACGCGTCTGCGGATGACCGTGCGGGACGCCGACCAGGTGAACGAGGCTCGGCTGAAAAAGCTCGGCGCCGTCGGGGTCATCAAGCTCGACGCGCACAGCGTGCAGGTCATCATCGGGCCGCAGGTCCAGTCGGTGAAGGACGCGATCGCCACGATGGTCCCGGTGGGCTGA